From one Triticum aestivum cultivar Chinese Spring chromosome 4B, IWGSC CS RefSeq v2.1, whole genome shotgun sequence genomic stretch:
- the LOC123092554 gene encoding UDP-glucuronic acid decarboxylase 1: MKQLHRQSSLSKQHRPHHRSSLSRSLASYLLREHRLLFVLLGFLLASSFFLLYPALAPHPISLSSSAYAATTTSAIRNPRVFSFSTANASPRRLPVGVRKKPLRVVVTGGAGFVGSHLVDKLLARGDSVIVIDNFFTGRKENVAHHLANPRFELIRHDVVEPILLEVDQIYHLACPASPVHYKFNPIKTIKTNVMGTLNMLGLAKRVGARFLLTSTSEVYGDPLEHPQKESYWGHVNPIGVRSCYDEGKRTAETLAMDYHRSAGVEVRIARIFNTYGPRMCLDDGRVVSNFVAQTLRKQPMTVYGDGKQTRSFQYVSDLVDGLITLMENKYIGPFNLGNPGEFTMLELAQVVKETIDPSARVEFKPNTADDPHMRKPDISKAKSLLNWEPKVSLKQGLPRMVSDFQKRILDEK, translated from the exons ATGAAGCAGCTCCACCGCCAGTCCAGCCTCAGCAAGCAGCACCGCCCGCACCACCGCTCCTCTCTCTCCCGCTCCCTTGCCTCCTACCTCCTCCGCGAGCACcgcctcctcttcgtcctcctcggcttcctcctcgcctcctccttcttcctcctctacccCGCCCTCGCCCCGCACcccatctctctctcctcctccgccTACGCCGCCACCACCACTTCTGCCATCAGAAACCCCCGCGTCTTCTCCTTCTCCACCGCCAACgcgtcgccgcgccgcctccccgtcGGCGTCCGCAAGAAGCCCCTGCGGGTGGTCGTCACCGGGGGCGCCGGCTTCGTCGGCAGCCACCTCGTCGACAAGCTCCTCGCCCGCggggacagcgtcatcgtcatcgACAACTTCTTCACGGGCCGCAAGGAAAACGTCGCGCACCACCTCGCTAACCCTCGCTTCGAGCTCATCCGCCACGATGTCGTCGAGCCCATCCTCCTCGAGGTCGACCAGATCTACCACCTCGCCTGCCCCGCCTCCCCCGTCCACTACAAATTCAACCCAATCAAGACCATC AAGACAAATGTGATGGGGACGTTGAACATGCTGGGACTGGCGAAGAGGGTCGGTGCCCGGTTCTTGCTCACCAGTACCAGTGAGGTGTACGGTGATCCTCTAGAGCACCCTCAGAAGGAGAGTTACTGGGGCCATGTCAATCCCATAG GTGTAAGGAGTTGTTATGACGAGGGAAAGAGAACAGCAGAAACTCTGGCCATGGATTACCATCGTAGTGCTGGTGTTGAG GTTAGAATTGCTCGCATATTCAACACGTACGGCCCTCGTATGTGTTTAGATGATGGCCGGGTTGTTAGCAACTTTGTTGCACAG ACTTTGCGGAAACAACCAATGACGGTTTATGGTGATGGAAAGCAAACAAGAAGCTTTCAATATGTTTCGGATTTG GTTGATGGGTTGATAACTCTGATGGAAAATAAGTACATTGGACCTTTCAACTTGGGAAACCCTGGGGAGTTTACCATGTTGGAGCTTGCTCAG GTAGTGAAAGAGACAATTGACCCAAGTGCGCGTGTTGAATTTAAACCCAACACCGCCGATGATCCGCACATGAGAAAACCTGACATCTCAAAGGCCAAATCTCTTCTCAATTGGGAGCCAAAAGTCTCTCTGAAGCAAGGCCTGCCACGTATGGTTTCGGACTTCCAGAAACGCATCTTGGATGAGAAATGA
- the LOC123092552 gene encoding uncharacterized protein, whose amino-acid sequence MASVGRSRSRRRGEVGGPFEWDAAPSGDYSADHHGAGSSRKQASNSGILSHTLFDEEIRKSKPRQSSCVPMKKLIDEEFSKDVNARHTSPGAVGRLMGLDSLPTSSGTHSQHRSSRSHAHKTPSFISHDRYVPQRRKNDEMPEVKDVFEVMDVMGVKAHRSPRGRNGNTTSRFDAAEKANLDFIRHKFMDAKRLSTDESLQMSEELNETLDALVSNKDLLLEFLEKRDLGSASSNGNCITILKPSKRNQFIDADNICSHDNDTESFFRKQNEVKYPTRKPHTKLSSQSPREDSGSSRQKLSRSSHQETSDKRACPTRIVVLKPCFEKAQDLEGSFGLPHEIPHSDYRRHTACQCAGMWSPYTDESMCQVSPGDPETSGHIKKGSREIAREVAKQMRAARGRVLQPDTSTILSDESSQFVSSLAKVKNSERVHRSSELCDGWASPTFNTSPAYSNDTSVINEAKKQLSSRWKIAHQFQHQEPENNGFGVLGDMFVLSDEETSEVATQTMSYQKCPKGELQRNRVPVSCSNPLGISSKDGWRGVAPSNSARSKSLPSFSNHGVQKSSNRKRTGRQNEFSMLKDVLKIGPHDSEYACHSRQRKSLVGGSPFRGDEDQVAPDDEGRAMIDHEIHVSSQEAPDVIDMPDSSGQTLAHTVNSGHELDGVCHLDTSSAVFQQNKEPLSPAKLNQHMHQQPSTAFDFCLHVPNFDNLLAQPEGIENHVDDVYAALFNPPTETESPVGIDHHHGVDNDNQASWIHPTGSESPVSSNNEEQPSPVSVLESSLDAEEVYSGDFEKISADLQGLRMQLQLLKTETTDDADDTDHLTASDDEVASTDEPLAEMEILPHAFVDEEERDFSYVLDMLTLLGIDGAFQDGLLDVRCFSEYPAGPDIYDILENKFSSLILWPASERMLLFELTNTVIADLIASLVHHGSKGLLRRFSSRWDQEGFVVDVWQRVFEIRQEMDGNQGDPLMMDFERHGSEDGIDLVGGEIERMLLKDLVGETIAEFLGIT is encoded by the exons GGGCTGGGTCATCGAGGAAACAAGCAAGTAACTCTGGGATACTCTCCCACACTCTG TTTGACGAGGAAATCAGGAAAAGTAAACCAAGACAGTCCAGCTGTGTACCGATGAAAAAGCTAATAGATGAAGAGTTCTCGAAAGATGTCAATGCCAGGCATACTTCACCAGGTGCTGTAGGAAGACTAATGGGTCTTGATTCACTCCCTACCTCGTCTGGGACCCATAGCCAGCACAGAAGTAGCAGAAGTCATGCACACAAGACGCCATCTTTTATTTCTCATGATAGGTATGTTCCACAGAGGAGAAAGAATGATGAGATGCCAGAGGTCAAAGATGTTTTTGAGGTTATGGATGTGATGGGAGTAAAGGCACACCGAAGCCCAAGAGGTAGAAATGGAAATACAACTTCCAGATTTGATGCAGCTGAGAAGGCTAATCTAGATTTCATAAGGCACAAATTTATGGATGCAAAACGTCTTTCTACAGATGAATCCCTTCAGATGTCAGAAGAGTTGAATGAGACACTTGATGCATTGGTATCTAATAAGGATCTTCTTTTGGAATTTCTTGAAAAACGCGATCTGGGTTCTGCCTCCTCTAATGGAAACTGCATTACAATATTGAAGCCATCTAAAAGAAACCAATTTATTGATGCAGACAACATCTGTTCACATGATAATGATACAGAAAGCTTTTTCCGCAAGCAAAATGAAGTGAAATACCCCACGAGGAAACCACATACTAAGTTATCCAGTCAATCCCCAAGAGAAGACTCTGGTTCATCGAGGCAGAAACTATCAAGGTCAAGTCATCAGGAAACCAGTGATAAACGAGCTTGTCCCACACGGATTGTTGTCCTGAAGCCATGCTTTGAGAAAGCTCAGGACCTTGAAGGATCCTTCGGCCTACCACATGAAATCCCTCATTCTGATTACAGAAGGCACACAGCATGCCAGTGTGCTGGCATGTGGAGTCCATATACTGATGAGTCCATGTGTCAAGTATCCCCTGGCGATCCTGAAACGTCAGGCCATATAAAAAAGGGATCTAGAGAAATTGCTAGAGAGGTTGCAAAACAAATGAGAGCTGCTAGGGGCCGTGTTCTCCAACCAGACACCAGCACAATTTTGTCAGATGAAAGCTCACAGTTTGTGTCATCTCTTGCTAAGGTCAAGAATTCGGAGAGAGTCCATAGGTCTTCTGAATTATGTGACGGTTGGGCTTCTCCCACCTTCAACACTTCGCCAGCATATTCAAATGACACATCAGTCATAAATGAAGCAAAGAAACAGCTCTCTAGCAGATGGAAGATAGCGCATCAATTTCAGCATCAAGAACCTGAGAATAATGGCTTCGGCGTGCTTGGAGACATGTTTGTTCTCTCTGACGAGGAAACATCAGAAGTTGCTACCCAAACAATGTCATACCAGAAATGTCCAAAGGGAGAACTGCAGCGAAACAGAGTGCCAGTCTCGTGTAGCAATCCTCTTGGCATCAGCAGCAAGGATGGTTGGAGAGGTGTAGCTCCAAGCAATTCAGCAAGGTCTAAATCTCTTCCATCATTCTCTAACCATGGAGTTCAAAAGTCGAGCAATAGAAAAAGAACGGGTAGGCAAAATGAGTTTTCTATGCTTAAAGATGTTCTCAAAATAGGACCCCATGATTCTGAATACGCATGTCATAGTAGACAAAGAAAATCCCTGGTTGGAGGTTCACCTTTTCGTGGTGATGAAGATCAAGTGGCCCCAGATGATGAGGGAAGAGCGATGATTGACCATGAGATACATGTGAGTTCTCAGGAAGCACCAGATGTTATTGACATGCCAGATTCATCTGGACAGACACTTGCACATACCGTGAATTCTGGCCATGAATTAGATGGAGTGTGTCATCTGGATACCAGTTCTGCAGTTTTTCAACAGAATAAAGAACCACTTTCTCCTGCTAAACTGAATCAGCACATGCATCAACAGCCATCGACAGCATTTGATTTCTGCCTTCATGTTCCTAATTTTGACAATCTGCTGGCTCAG CCCGAGGGGATTGAAAATCATGTGGATGATGTTTACGCAGCTCTGTTTAATCCGCCAACAGAAACAGAATCTCCTGTGGGGATTGACCACCATCATGGTGTTGACAATGACAATCAAGCCTCGTGGATTCACCCGACAGGATCAGAATCTCCGGTGAGCTCCAACAATGAGGAGCAGCCAAGTCCAGTGTCTGTTCTTGAATCTTCCTTGGATGCTGAAGAAGTTTACTCAGGAGATTTCGAGAAAATTAGTGCCGATCTTCAAG GACTGCGAATGCAACTTCAGCTTCTCAAGACAGAGACCACAGACGATGCAGACGACACCGATCATCTTACAGCGAGTGATGACGAGGTTGCCTCGACAGATGAGCCACTTGCTGAAATGGAGATACTACCCCATGCTTTTGTGGATGAAGAAGAACGGGATTTCTCGTATGTGCTTGATATGCTCACCTTATTGGGCATTGATGGTGCTTTCCAGGATGGGCTGCTCGACGTGCGCTGCTTTTCCGAATATCCTGCTGGTCCTGATATATACGATATACTTGAGAACAAGTTCAGCAGCCTCATTCTATGGCCGGCGTCTGAGAGGATGCTCCTGTTTGAGCTCACAAACACCGTCATTGCAGATCTGATAGCCTCTCTGGTGCATCATGGGTCAAAGGGGTTGCTGCGAAGGTTCTCGTCGAGGTGGGATCAGGAGGGGTTTGTCGTTGATGTGTGGCAGAGGGTGTTCGAGATACGGCAAGAGATGGACGGTAACCAGGGCGACCCGCTGATGATGGACTTCGAGCGGCATGGCTCCGAGGATGGCATCGATCTTGTTGGGGGCGAGATAGAGAGGATGTTGCTTAAGGATCTTGTGGGGGAAACCATTGCCGAGTTCCTGGGGATAACATAA